One region of Bombus affinis isolate iyBomAffi1 chromosome 5, iyBomAffi1.2, whole genome shotgun sequence genomic DNA includes:
- the LOC126916539 gene encoding protein sidekick isoform X1 — protein sequence MEMPWRNAVADLSTFLFAAVYFIWIAGSACATETLQEPRFTTQPSSSGNILSENRTKFLQCQARGNPQPKYKWFKDGVPLSNELTSEPYFRIQSTRREDAGVYHCVATNDVGSIFSERITFAVAYMGVFEDLTERMVSVKSGSAAVLTLPPIESHPAPDVTWFTSDGSLLYGIKYASVHHTLLILNASENDQGLYRARAINTQLGKEENSPFFKLQVTGDANAEVAPSIIVKPQDTQIIKDQDVTYIHCIANARSLHELRTLWTKDGIPIENSRISYSFNDSWNRTLALISANITYTGVYSCHVDLRSGGYPTVNASANVVVYEKPTFITELKRETLSDYGSTVTLPCDAVGVPPPKITWFRNAEPVDHLLGFRYALEEDGSLTIKKLTMDDSGMFQCLASNDAGEASSYTWLKAKKGLESRLKNRVVRWAAGYNVVRVRQSDRRFKFSQYPDTSGPIMENGPQNQTILDGKDATLTCNAVAAPIPNTTWIYNDTIPVEIAGRVQVLDNGDLLIAAVKPNDAGKYTCIRANEAGSVNGSAYLTVLVRTQIIQPPVDTSVLLGYTAELQCKVSNDPSVLYDIAWFHNSQVINTQASQRVKMRNDGTLEIAAVRASDVGEYMCSVVSPGGNETRSARLSVIELPFAPINVMASRVERISPRTINVSWVPGFDGNSPTKKFIVQRREVSDLGPIPDSALNWITECNNVSAQNRWVLLNNLKAAAAYQFRVTAENSVGEGPPSDPSNIVVLPQEPPSGPPVGFVGSARSSSEIITQWQLPLEEYRNGHILGYVLRYRLYGYSDNPWTIQNITNEAQRNYLITDLITWKDYIVQIAAYNDKGVGVFTEGLKIKTKEGVPEAPPTNVKVTAINSTSIKVWWKPPNPQKINGINQGYKLQAWIGHNFTEASEYKSMTVPPSLFDPLAEQSAIMTGLKKYTLYNITVLCFTDPGDGEKSSPVQIRTREDVPEEVENLQFENISDRSLTVKWNAPQEVNGVLIQYQLKYMIKDVPDSLRVENFTSDTLSAKIEHLQAMTHYKFEVVAWTSVGPGKPAVAVIQSGVEPVLPEPPTKLALSNIDAFSVVLQFTPGFDGNSSIIKWTVQAQTTRNTTWYNIYEVSDPDASTITVGGLIPFMQYKLRLIANNVVGASQPSEPTKEFQTIQAPPSHPPRNVTVRAMSATELRVRWIPLQQIEWYGNPRGYNVTYTEVRTNKSKSITIEDHTANSYILENMEEYALYKIVMQALNDVGSSTISPKAVERTRESVPSMGPINVEANATSSTTILVRWGDVPIEHQNGQIEGFKVYYGANARSAFQYKNIPSNTTFTTTLTELRKFVQYHIQVLAYTRLGDGTLSTPPVRVQTFEDAPGPPSNVSFPDVSFTTARIIWDTPEDPNGEILAYKVMFHLNNSQDHQFSKEFPASDRTFRATGLEPEKYYMFSVTAQTRLGWGKTAYALVFTTNNRERPQSPSMPQISRSQIQSRQITFNWTPGRDGFAPLRYYTVQQSENSGPFQTIPERVEPTLTSYTANDLKPFTFYQFRIQATNDIGPSTWSTESIQVQTLPAAPSRGVTGLKVVPITTSSIEVHWNAIDEVYWSGDHETGGYRVVYQPVSDFPTALQDTPKEEVLGIKATKIVLSDLTEDRYYEVIVLPFNSEGEGPSSPPVTVYVGEAVPTGEPQHLKAEPISSTEVHLRWKPPQANMQNGDLLGYKIFYLVTDSPQDLENKQEEEIEVVPASYLTHSLVFLDKYTEYRIQVLAFNPAGDGPRTPSITVRTKQDIPGPPHNLQFSEITMTSLRVSWEAPKLRNGEIVGYIVTYETAEQNDRFSKQVKQKVTETSLLIQPLEEEETYTFMVRAQTIDFGPPISGNVTTGPQEGSPMAPSNLAVTKTVSSVELQWTNGASGKGPILGYYIETRRKAMEEWQHYDSRWQTIVRSSNGPLTEYSVSYQNLLPSTSYLFRVISYNRYGISYPAYSTETILTPSKLYLEYAYLQHKPFYRQTWFMVTLAAASIIIIIMIIAVLCVKSKSYKYKQEAQKTLEESMAMDTDDRQESDLELYRSRQGGGGAMNMANACGTLGKRNTLARKSMHPPPPTMLGKSPPRPSPASVAYHSDEESLKGYDENPDDSSVTEKPSEISSTDSQGSESENESVQSDPHSFVNHYANVNDSLRQSWKRQKPVRNYSSYTDSEPEGSAVVSLNGGQIIMNNMARSRAPLPGFSSFV from the exons AGACCCTCCAAGAACCGCGCTTCACCACTCAGCCTTCCAGCAGCGGCAATATTCTTAGCGAAAATCGGACAAAATTTCTGCAGTGTCAAGCGAGGG GAAATCCTCAGCCAAAATATAAGTGGTTCAAGGATGGGGTACCCCTCAGCAACGAGCTTACTTCGGAGCCTTATTTTCGAATACAAAGTACACGTAGAGAAGACGCAGGAGTTTATCACTGTGTCGCCACAAACGACGTAGGATCTATATTTAGTGAAAGAATTACATTTGCGGTAGCCT ATATGGGGGTGTTCGAGGATCTCACAGAGAGGATGGTGAGCGTGAAATCGGGCAGCGCGGCTGTTTTAACGCTGCCACCGATAGAAAGCCATCCTGCACCTGACGTTACATGGTTCACGTCCGACGGCTCGTTGTTATACGGCATAAAATATGCGTCTGTTCATCACACATTGCTTATCCTGAACGCGTCTGAGAACGATCAAGGCTTGTACAG GGCCAGAGCCATTAACACGCAATTGGGAAAAGAGGAGAACAGTCCCTTTTTCAAGTTGCAAGTTACGGGAGATGCCAACGCTGAGGTGGCACCTAGTATCATAGTGAAACCACAGGACACTCAGATTATCAAGGACCAGGACGTTACCTACATACATTGCATAGCCAATGCTAG GTCTCTTCATGAGTTACGAACTTTATGGACGAAAGACGGGATCCCCATCGAGAACTCGAGGATATCATATAGTTTTAACGACTCGTGGAATAGGACTTTGGCGTTAATATCGGCAAACATAACTTACACCGGCGTATACTCGTGCCATGTGGACTTAAGAAGCGGTGGATATCCAACAGTGAACGCGAGCGCGAATGTTGTCGTATATG aaaaaCCAACTTTTATAACGGAATTGAAACGAGAGACTCTTAGTGATTATGGATCAACTGTAACGTTACCATGCGATGCTGTCGGAGTACCTCCTCCTAAAATCACTTGGTTTCGAAATGCAGAGCCTGTTGATCATCTTCTTGGATTTAG GTACGCACTGGAAGAAGATGGCTCCttaacaattaaaaaattaaccaTGGATGACTCAGGAATGTTCCAATGTCTTGCATCCAACGACGCTGGTGAAGCATCCAGTTATACCTGGCTAAAAGCAAAAA AAGGATTAGAAAGCAGACTGAAAAACAGAGTTGTCCGCTGGGCAGCTGGCTACAATGTAGTCAGAGTTCGCCAATCTGATCGCCGTTTTAAGTTCTCTCAATATCCAGACA CATCTGGACCAATCATGGAGAATGGTCCACAAAACCAAACTATATTAGATGGGAAGGATGCAACTTTAACATGTAATGCTGTAGCAGCTCCGATACCTAACACTACATGGATTTATAATG ATACAATTCCTGTGGAAATCGCCGGAAGAGTACAAGTCTTAGATAACGGAGATCTTTTAATTGCTGCGGTAAAACCAAACGACGCCGGAAAATACACGTGTATTCGAGCTAATGAAGCTGGTTCTGTAAATGGTTCAGCGTATCTTACTGTTTTAG TTCGAACACAAATTATTCAACCACCTGTGGATACCTCTGTACTTCTCGGCTACACCGCAGAATTACAATGCAAGGTCTCCAACGATCCAAGTGTTTTGTACGATATAGCATGGTTTCATAATTCACA AGTAATAAATACACAAGCCAGTCAAAGAGTAAAAATGCGAAATGATGGTACATTGGAAATAGCAGCCGTTCGTGCGTCTGACGTGGGTGAATATATGTGTTCTGTGGTTTCTCCAGGAGGAAATGAGACTCGATCTGCTCGTCTTAGTGTAATCGAATTACCATTCGCACCCATAAACGTAATGGCTAGTCGAGTCGAGCGAATTTCACCTCGCACCATAAACGTTAGTTGGGTTCCTGGCTTTGATGGAAACAGTCCAACAAAAAAGTTTATCGTTCAAAGGCGGGAGGTTTCTGATCTCG GACCAATACCTGATTCTGCACTAAATTGGATCACAGAGTGTAATAATGTTTCGGCACAAAATCGTTGGGTACTATTGAACAATCTAAAAGCTGCTGCTGCATATCAATTTCGAGTGACTGCAGAAAATAGTGTTGGTGAAGGACCTCCTTCGGATCCTAGTAATATAGTAGTTCTTCCTCAAGAGC CTCCGAGTGGACCACCGGTAGGATTCGTTGGTTCCGCTCGATCATCCTCAGAAATAATCACGCAGTGGCAGCTTCCATTAGAAGAATATCGAAACGGCCATATTTTAGGATATGTATTAAGATATAGACTATACGGTTACAGCGACAATCCATGGACAATACAGAATATTACTAACGAAGCACAAAGAAATTATCTTATTACCGACCTAATTACTTGGAAGGATTATATCGTACAGATAGCAGCGTATAATGATAAAGGAGTTGGAGTATTTACGGAAGGTTTGAAGATTAAAACCAAGGAAGGAGTACCTGAAGCACCACCCACAAACGTAAAGGTAACAGCTATTAATTCAACATCGATAAAAGTGTGGTGGAAACCTCCCAATCCGCAAAAGATTAATGGAATAAATCAAGGTTATAAATTACAAGCCTGGATCGGGCATAATTTTACAGAAGCGAGCGAATACAAGTCGATGACCGTACCACCTAGCTTATTCGATCCTCTTGCAGAGCAAAGTGCAATTATGACAGGTTTAAAGAAATACACCTTATACAATATAACTGTATTATGCTTCACTGATCCAGGTGATGGTGAAAAAAGTTCTCCCGTTCAAATTCGTACACGCGAAGATGTACCTGAAGAAGTAGAAAATCTACAATTTGAAAACATAAGTGATCGTTCACTCACCGTTAAATGGAATGCTCCACAGGAAGTTAATGGAGTTCTCATCCAATACCAATTAAAATATATGATCAAAGATGTACCGGATTCTctaagagtagaaaacttcacGTCAGACACTCTTTCAGCCAAAATCGAACATTTACAAGCAATGACTCattataaatttgaagttgTTGCTTGGACTTCAGTAGGCCCTGGAAAACCAGCAGTAGCTGTTATTCAATCAGGCGTTGAGCCTGTTCTTCCTGAACCACCAACTAAATTAGCACTGTCTAATATAGATGCATTCTCTGTCGTTCTTCAATTTACTCCAGGCTTTGACGGCAATTCGTCCATAATAAAGTGGACAGTACAAGCACAAACCACTCGAAACACAACATGGTACAATATTTACGAAGTTTCAGATCCTGATGCTAGTACAATCACTGTGGGTGGTCTAATTCCATTTATGCAGTATAAATTACGATTAATAGCTAACAACGTTGTCGGTGCTTCCCAACCTTCCGAACCAACAAAAGAATTTCAAACGATTCAAGCACCACCATCACATCCTCCTAGGAATGTTACGGTTCGTGCAATGAGCGCCACGGAATTGCGTGTTAGATGGATTCCGTTACAACAAATTGAATGGTATGGAAATCCAAGAGGATATAATGTTACTTATACTGAAGTTCGAACGAACAAGTCAAAGAGCATAACTATAGAAGACCATACAGCGAATTCGTATATTTTAGAGAACATGGAAGAATATGCTCTCTATAAAATTGTAATGCAAGCGCTTAATGACGTTGGGTCATCGACAATAAGCCCGAAAGCTGTTGAAAGAACTCGCGAATCAGTTCCTTCGATGGGTCCTATTAATGTAGAAGCCAATGCAACGTCTTCCACGACTATATTAGTTAGATGGGGTGATGTTCCCATAGAACATCAGAATGGACAAATAGAAGGGTTTAAAGTTTACTATGGTGCAAATGCTAGATCAGCATTCCAGTATAAAAACATTCCTAGTAACACAACATTTACAACAACTTTAACAGAACTTCGAAAATTTGTCCAGTATCACATACAAGTTCTAGCTTATACGCGTCTTGGCGATGGCACTTTAAGCACTCCGCCAGTTAGAGTACAAACATTTGAAGATGCTCCTGGACCTCCATCGAATGTATCGTTCCCTGATGTAAGCTTTACCACTGCTCGGATTATTTGGGATACTCCAGAAGATCCGAACGGAGAGATTCTCGCCTATAAAGTTATGTTTCATCTAAATAATAGCCAGGATCATCAATTTTCGAAGGAGTTTCCTGCATCAGATAGAACTTTTAGAGCAACTGGACTAGAGCCAGAGAAGTATTACATGTTCTCGGTAACAGCACAAACGAGATTAGGATGGGGAAAAACAGCATACGCTCTCGTTTTTACTACAAATAATAGAGAACGTCCACAATCGCCATCGATGCCACAAATTAGCAGATCACAAATACAAAGTAGACAGATAACATTTAATTGGACACCTGGCCGTGATGGGTTTGCACCATTAAG ATATTATACGGTACAACAATCAGAAAATTCAGGACCATTTCAAACGATTCCTGAAAGAGTAGAACCAACATTAACATCTTATACAGCAAATGATTTAAAACCATTTACATTCTATCAATTCCGAATACAAGCAACTAACGATATAGGTCCTTCAACTTGGAGTACAGAATCTATTCAAGTTCAAACTCTACCAGCAG CACCTTCTCGGGGAGTTACCGGATTGAAAGTAGTTCCAATAACGACATCTAGTATAGAAGTTCATTGGAACGCAATAGATGAAGTATATTGGAGCGGCGATCATGAAACAGGTGGTTATCGCGTCGTTTATCAACCAGTTTCTGATTTCCCCACAGCCCTTCAAGATACTCCTAAAGAAGAAGTTTTAGGAATAAAA GCTACAAAGATTGTTTTAAGCGACTTGACAGAAGATAGGTATTACGAAGTAATAGTGTTACCCTTCAATTCTGAAGGTGAAGGTCCATCAAGCCCTCCAGTGACTGTATATGTAGGAGAAGCAGTTCCTACAGGAGAACCACAACATCTAAAAGCAGAACCAATTTCTTCTACAGAAGTACATCTGCGTTGGAAACCACCCCAAGCCAATATGCAAAATGGAGATTTATTAGgatataaa ATTTTCTATTTAGTTACTGATTCTCCTCAAGATTTGGAAAACAAACAGGAAGAAGAAATAGAAGTTGTACCAGCATCATACTTAACACATAGCTTAGTGTTTTTAgataaatatacagaatatcgTATTCAAGTATTGGCTTTCAACCCTGCCGGTGATGGTCCTCGAACCCCATCTATCACTGTCAGAACTAAACAG GATATACCTGGACCACCACACAATTTACAATTCTCAGAAATTACAATGACTAGTCTCCGCGTCTCTTGGGAAGCACCAAAACTACGAAATGGTGAAATAGTCGGCTACATTGTTACATATGAAACTGCAGAACAAAATGATC GTTTTAGTAAGCAAGTTAAACAAAAGGTAACGGAAACAAGTCTACTAATTCAACcgttagaagaagaagaaacgtaTACTTTTATGGTTAGAGCGCAAACCATTGATTTTGGTCCGCCTATATCTGGAAATGTCACAACAGGTCCACAAGAAGGTTCGCCAATGGCACCTAGCAATCTTGCTGTTACAAAAACAGTGTCTAGTGTTGAATTACAGTGGACTAATGGTGCTTCTGGAAAAGGACCCATTCTAGGATACTACATCGAAACGCGCCGGaaag CAATGGAAGAGTGGCAGCATT aTGACAGTCGTTGGCAGACGATCGTGCGTAGTAGTAATGGACCATTGACAGAGTATTCTGTATCTTATCAAAATTTACTTCCATCTACGTCGTATTTATTCAGAGTAATATCATATAATCGTTATGGAATTAGTTATCCAGCATATTCCACAGAAACG attttaaCTCCATCAAAGCTATACCTTGAATATGCATACCTACAACATAAACCGTTTTACAGACAAACTTGGTTTATGGTTACTTTAGCTGCTGCatcaattataattattataatgatCATAGCAGTGCTATGCGTGAAAAGTAAAAGCTATAAATATAAAC AAGAAGCACAAAAGACACTTGAAGAGTCTATGGCGATGGATACTGATGATAGACAAGAGTCTGATTTAGAGCTTTATAGATCAAGACAAGGAGGTGGTGGTGCTATGAATATGGCTAATGCTTGTGGTACATTAGGTAAAAGAAACACTTTAGCAAGAAAATCTATGCATCCTCCTCCTCCTACAATGTTGGGAAAGTCACCTCCTAGACCATCACCAGCCTCTGTTGCTTATCATAGCGACGAAGAAAGTCTGAAAGGATATGATGAAAACCCTGACGATAGCAGCGTTACGGAAAAACCTTCCGAAATTAGTTCAACAGATTCACAG GGATCTGAAAGTGAGAATGAAAGTGTACAATCGGATCCACATTCCTTCGTAAATCATTACGCTAATGTTAATGATTCCTTAAGACAATCCTGGAAACGCCAGAAACCAGTTAGAAATTATTCATCGTACACTGATTCTGAACCTGAAGGTAGTGCCGTTGTCAGTTTAAATGGGGGACAAATTATTATGAACAATATGGCAAGGTCGAGAGCACCATTGCCTGGTTTTTCGTCTTTCGTATAA